One window of the Rhodothermales bacterium genome contains the following:
- a CDS encoding serine hydrolase, translating into MKRILLLALVMAACSTPDMTTPLERTIRATLAEADSARTPDSSQVTVAVSVVDPSTGFELHVNGDRLFHAASTMKVPVMIEVFRQVNAGRYAMSDEIVLRNEFRSIVDGSTFSIEDDSDDASYAHLGSPMSLADLTYNMIIVSSNLATNLLMDVLSADSVQATSERLGTTHMQTLRGVEDLKAFEQGLSNRATSKDLARLMTHLMNGTAVSRQADASMRQILFDQRFNDMIPAGLPPDVRVAHKTGQITRINHDAAIVYPPNAEPYVLVILVEGVDDHAASAALGARIALSVHEHLRGGA; encoded by the coding sequence ATGAAACGAATCCTGCTTCTGGCCCTTGTCATGGCCGCCTGCTCCACACCCGACATGACCACCCCACTCGAGCGCACCATCCGCGCGACTCTTGCTGAAGCCGACTCCGCGCGCACCCCGGATTCAAGCCAGGTTACCGTCGCCGTCTCCGTCGTGGACCCGTCCACCGGTTTCGAGCTCCACGTGAACGGCGATCGTCTTTTCCATGCGGCCAGCACCATGAAAGTGCCGGTCATGATTGAAGTCTTCCGCCAGGTCAACGCCGGGCGTTATGCCATGAGCGATGAGATCGTACTCCGGAACGAATTCCGGTCCATCGTGGACGGATCCACGTTCTCCATTGAAGATGATTCGGATGATGCGTCCTACGCCCATCTCGGGTCGCCCATGTCGCTGGCCGACCTGACGTACAACATGATCATCGTGTCCTCGAACCTGGCTACGAACCTGCTCATGGACGTGCTTTCGGCCGATTCGGTGCAGGCCACCTCCGAACGACTGGGCACCACCCACATGCAGACCCTGCGCGGCGTGGAGGATTTGAAGGCCTTTGAGCAGGGACTGAGCAACCGGGCCACATCAAAGGACCTCGCCCGGCTCATGACGCATCTCATGAACGGAACCGCGGTCTCGCGTCAGGCCGACGCCTCCATGCGTCAGATCCTGTTCGATCAGCGGTTCAACGACATGATTCCGGCCGGCCTGCCGCCGGATGTCCGGGTGGCACACAAGACCGGCCAGATCACGCGCATCAACCACGATGCGGCCATTGTCTATCCCCCCAATGCGGAACCGTATGTCCTGGTCATCCTGGTGGAGGGCGTGGACGACCACGCGGCGTCGGCTGCGCTCGGCGCACGCATTGCCCTCAGTGTCCATGAGCACCTCCGCGGAGGAGCCTGA